The sequence CGCACTGCACGACGGCGAGACGCACGAGCAACCCGTCTACGAGGCGGAGACGGTCGACGCCGTGGGGACCGGCGACGCCTTCGTCGGCGGTTTCCTCGCGGCGCGACTCGACGGCGAGAGCGTGGCGACCGGACTGGAGTACGCGGCGGCGACGGCGGCGCTGAAGCGGACCATCGACGGCGACATCGCCGTCGTCACGCGCGACGAAGTCGAGGCCGTCGTCGACGAGGACGGCGCGGGAATCTCGCGGTAGTCTCGACGGAGAACCGACGCCGGGCCGAAGAACCGTACCTGGGGGAGAAGTATTCGACGCGCTCTAAGTCAGTTATTAGTGACTTTACACTCGGCCACAAGGTATTCCAAGGAGCCCCTAGTTAGGAGCGAACACGATGAAACGAGTAGCGGCAGTGATGGCGGTACTGGTCGTACTGGCGGGCGCAGCACCGGCGGTTAGCGGGCAGTCCGGCGGTGCCGCGGAGAGCGAAGCGTACTCCGGAACGAACGTCTCCTTCGAGACGGGCGAGTCGGCCGTCGTCGACTACGCCGTCGGCGGCGACACGGTGTTCGAGTCGGTCGCGGTCCAGTCGCGGGAGGAGGCGCAAAGCGGCGCGGGCGTCGGTGCCGACGTGTCGATGTCGGTACTTACGTCGTTCGACGGGAGCGCGCTATCGCTGGAGTCGAGAGCGGAGACCAGCGCAAACGTCGAAGCCGACAGCGGCGCGAGCCTCGACGCCCACGACAACGAACACGGCATCCTTGTCGTCGACGCCGGCGGCGAGAAAGGACAGTTCGTTCGCGCGAACGTGAGCGGCGACACCGAGGCCGAGACGGAGGGCGACCGAGTCGTCGTGCGGACGGCGAACGGGACGACCGGCGCGTTCCTCGTCGTCGGCGACGGAAACGTGACCGTCACCGAGGAGGGCGACGTCGCGGCCGAACTCGGCGCAGACGACAGGCTCGTCTTCCGCTCGTACGACGGCGAGCGCTCCGAGGACGACAAGGAGCAGGAGCGACTCGTCAGCGAGGGGAAGGCCGCCGCCGAGGTACACGTGATGCAGCGGGGCGGCGAGACGGTGACCGACGTCGTCTCGTACGCCGACGACACGACCGTCGAGACGGCCGAGCAGAGCGAGAACGCCGTCCGGATGACCGTCGACCGAGCCGGGGACGAGGGGACGGTCCTCATCACGAGCGTCTCCCGGGCCGCGGGTAACGTCTCGGTGACCGTCGACGGCGAGGCGGCCGCCGAGGCCTCGTCGTACGGCGAACTCGAGAGCGCCGCGAACGGCGGCGACAACTCCGCCTACATGGTTACCAAGGGGAGCGCCGAAGCGAGCGCCGACGTGCTCGTCGCCGTGAACCACTTCTCCGAGCGCGAGGTCGAAATCGACGGAAGCGACGAGGAGACGACCGGCGACGGGAACGACGAGGAGACGACCGGCGACGGAAGCGGCGAGGAGACGGCCGGCGACGAATCGACCGACGGCGAGACCGACGACGACGCCACGGCTTCGTCGACGGAGATGCCCGGCTTCGGCGTCGGTGCGGGGCTACTCGCGGTCGTTCTGAGCGCGCTCGCACTCGTCCGACGGGCGTAGAACCGACGGGTGTAGAACCGCGCGAGGACGATCGCCGTCGATCGTCGATGGTTCGTCGACGACGCACGCGGCGAGCGAGCCCGTCGCCCGACGACTCGCACACCCTGTATGGGACTCTGTATCACGTGTTCTCGAAGTTACAATAATTGGTGCGCATGAATAGCCAAATACAAATGCGTCAGCCGCATACGTGGAGTGTACATGGCATCACTGTCGTTCGAACCGCTGGCGTACGACGACATCCCCGAGGACGAGCGCCCCTCGCTCGGACAGGCGCTCGTCCCGGTCGTCGGCATGCTGCTGTTTCTGAGCGTGGGCGCGATCTGGCTCGAACTCGACGCGCACATGCCGCTTCTGTGGGGAATCGTCCTGACCGGTCTCGTGGGTCGGTTCTGGTACGGAATCTCCTGGCAGCGGATGTACGAGGGCGTCGTCGACGGGCTCAGAATGGGGATGCAGGCGATTCTCATCCTGTTCGTCATCTACATGCTCATCGCGACGTGGACCGACGCCGGGACCATCCCGGGGCTCATCTACTACGGACTCGAACTGCTGTCGCCGGACATCTTCCTGCCGGTGACGGCGCTCTTGGCGACGGGCGTCGCCTTCGCCGTCGGGTCGTCGTGGACGACCGCCGGAACGCTCGGCGTCGCGTTCATCGGCATCGGCTCCGGTCTCGGCGTTCCCGCCCCGATGACCGCCGGTGCGGTGCTGACCGGGGCGTACACCGGCGACAAGATCTCGCCGCTGTCCGACACGACGAACCTCGCGTCGGCGGTGACGAACACCGACCTCTACACCCACATACGGACGATGCGCGTCGGGACGGGTATCGCGCTGCTCATCTCGCTCGTCCTCTACAGCTATCTCGGCCTCTCGGCGACGGGGTCGATTCCCGCCGGGCGCGTCGGCGAGATTCAGAGCGCCATCGTCGGCGCGTACTCGGTGAACCCCGTCGTCTTTCTGCCGCTCGTGGTGACGTTCGGCCTCGCGCTGTACGGCCTGCCGGCGCTTCCCTCGCTGACGGCGGGCGTTTTCGCCGGCGCGCTCACCAGCATGGTCGCGCAGGGACGGCTGAGCGTCGAGGGATTCATCCACGTCTGGGACGTCGCCCAGAACGGGACCGCGCCGGAGACGAACGTCGACCTGGTCAACAGTTTGCTGGAGACGGGTGGCCTCATCGGTTCGTCGTGGACCATCACTATCGTCGTCGCGGCGCTGGCGCTGGGCGGACTACTGGAGCGGACCGGCGTGCTCGCCGTCTTAGCATACCACCTGAGTAAGAGCCTCCACAGCGTCGCGGGCATCACGACCGGGACGGCCGTCTCGGCGTTCGGGATGAACGTCCTCGCCGCCGAGCAGTACATGTCCATCGTCGTCCCCGGCATGAGCCTCCGCGGTATCTACGAGGAGAAGAACCTCGACAGTCGGAACCTCTCGCGCGCCGTCGAAGCGGCCGGGACGACGACGAGCGCGCTCATCCCGTGGAACGCAGGCGGCGTCTACATGGCGGGCGTCCTGGGCGTCCCGACGCTGGAGTACGCGCCGTACTACTTCCTCGGCCTCATCTCACCGCTCATCCTCATCTTCATGGGCGTCACCGGCTGGCGTATCACGTATCAGGACGAGGAGACGACCGCCGGGATTCGAGGCGCGGTCGAGTCCATCGGCGACGACTGACGACGACCATCGATAACTAATCGACGACGACCAACCGACGATTGGCGACGACCAACCGACGATTGACGACGACCAACCGACGACGTGGACCAGCGAGTGGCCGGTAACCCCGAACCCCGAGACGTCGCGGTCAGCGGCGGACGAGTTTCGGTGCGTCGACGTCGGTCTCGTCGACGACCGGCAGCGAGACGCGAACGACCGTTCCGCGGGGGCTCCGGCCGTTGAAGTCGACGGTGCCGTCGGAGTCGTCGATAATCCAGTTGACGAGCCAGAGGCCGATGCCGCTGGCGTGAGCGAGCTGCGTCTCCCGCCCCGACCGAAACACCGACAGCTCGTCGGACGGGATGCCCGGTCCGTCGTCGGCGACGCGGAGTTCGACGCGGTCGTCGTCGTGTGACTCGAGCGAGACGTGTACGAGCGGTTCTTCGACGGGATTGTGGACGATAGCGTTCTCCAGCAGGTTGTTCACCGCGACGCCGAGAAGTTGGTTCGCCCGAACCGACCCCGTCTCGTCGTAGCCGGCGTGGTCGGTCTCGACGTGCGCCTCGGGATACTCGCTGCGAACGGTCGCGACCTCGCAGTCGACGAGCGCTTCGAGGTCGACGACCGTCCGCTCGGCGTCCGAGAGCAGGTGCTCGATTCGCCGGGCGTTGTCACCGAGAGAGACGAGGTCGAGCGCCGTTCGTTCGATGACTTCGGCGTGTGCCTCGAGGTCGCCGTCGTCGTCGGTCAGGAGGTCGGCGTAACCGAGAATGACGTTCGAGCGGTTCCGAACGTCGTGACGGAGTACTCGGTTGAGCACGCGCAGCCGCTGGTTGAGTCTGACCGTGCGCTCCTGTTCCGTCGCCAGACGGTGTTCCGTCGCTCGCCGC is a genomic window of Haloprofundus halophilus containing:
- a CDS encoding ATP-binding protein — protein: MYHISLHMKSVGRTLGYLAVFGLAVATAAVYAVHGLRGTTSAATFIFGTFIPFCVALILFLCGVWLTRQELDDSNVAKIGFWCVTGVVVTCGIVALMMLYQLSEGIVLSNWGVVFVGGTTSGALVGFLVGVYDVRRRATEHRLATEQERTVRLNQRLRVLNRVLRHDVRNRSNVILGYADLLTDDDGDLEAHAEVIERTALDLVSLGDNARRIEHLLSDAERTVVDLEALVDCEVATVRSEYPEAHVETDHAGYDETGSVRANQLLGVAVNNLLENAIVHNPVEEPLVHVSLESHDDDRVELRVADDGPGIPSDELSVFRSGRETQLAHASGIGLWLVNWIIDDSDGTVDFNGRSPRGTVVRVSLPVVDETDVDAPKLVRR
- the arcD gene encoding arginine/ornithine antiporter ArcD, encoding MASLSFEPLAYDDIPEDERPSLGQALVPVVGMLLFLSVGAIWLELDAHMPLLWGIVLTGLVGRFWYGISWQRMYEGVVDGLRMGMQAILILFVIYMLIATWTDAGTIPGLIYYGLELLSPDIFLPVTALLATGVAFAVGSSWTTAGTLGVAFIGIGSGLGVPAPMTAGAVLTGAYTGDKISPLSDTTNLASAVTNTDLYTHIRTMRVGTGIALLISLVLYSYLGLSATGSIPAGRVGEIQSAIVGAYSVNPVVFLPLVVTFGLALYGLPALPSLTAGVFAGALTSMVAQGRLSVEGFIHVWDVAQNGTAPETNVDLVNSLLETGGLIGSSWTITIVVAALALGGLLERTGVLAVLAYHLSKSLHSVAGITTGTAVSAFGMNVLAAEQYMSIVVPGMSLRGIYEEKNLDSRNLSRAVEAAGTTTSALIPWNAGGVYMAGVLGVPTLEYAPYYFLGLISPLILIFMGVTGWRITYQDEETTAGIRGAVESIGDD